A part of Triplophysa dalaica isolate WHDGS20190420 chromosome 17, ASM1584641v1, whole genome shotgun sequence genomic DNA contains:
- the zeb1b gene encoding zinc finger E-box-binding homeobox 1b → MADGPRCKRRKQANPKRTNVSNYSHVLEGQSDSDDEDKLHIVEEEGSLLDGADCDSVAPDDDHNGTADQDGRWDDLKEECMSDEDDRSRDALVEEMLQQGDTAVIFPEPPDDEPRQGTPETSGHDENGTPDSFSQLLTCPYCSRGYKRYTSLKEHIKYRHEKSEDNFSCSLCSYTFAYRTQLDRHMTAHKAGREQRHVTQSGGGGNRKFKCTECGKAFKYKHHLKEHLRIHSGEKPYECSNCKKRFSHSGSYSSHISSKKCIGLISVNGRPRPTPAAGLAKTPQCSSPSLPTSSPTARAQVRDKLDNSKPLQEQLPLTQIKSEPLDYEYKPVVVAPSTRGVNGLFQGGATAPLQGAVQAVVLPTVGLVSPISINLGDLQNMLKMAVDGNIIRQVLESTQAKGQQTGIVGAGGVSIAQTPQQVIQAISLPILDQDGNAKIIINYSIDPSQAQVVLQSPKKETLGSNSEGKGQKLPEDLTVKTNRDKTTIAVEEKSVSNNNNNKHCGKDGQRVNGKSLEGKDLEEGLCPGQPPLKNLLSLLKAYFALNNEPTKEELAKISESVSLPAEVVKKWFVKMQLGQISVDPSSPLAEDTQNSPDELDGTNCVSPRLEADEQMNTEEPEDTECCSPTEGTAAGINGVESAPTSPSPLNLSADGPVPARTNEEGEGPLDLSLPKSAATATVASGHANTVYSAQEEPLNLTCTKKEALSNAITNATIYASQSSANPINIVTTQLPTLVAITDQGQGQCLRALTTTNQTILIPQLAYSYTTTSSSPAGSETLHQNILQVNGVKEEKQEIGSEVTSTLEEQTDSDSGPTRKKMKRTESGLYACDLCDKIFQKSSSLLRHKYEHTGKRPHECGICSKAFKHKHHLIEHLRLHSGEKPYQCDKCGKRFSHSGSYSQHMNHRYSYCKKEAQGQGLSQGVEEEDNPGEEQPQMGSAATSPPSQLDSDERGSSTREDESEEEDEIGSGSIVDEDEIQVVKIGEEGGEDDQGTDEERMEEMEQEEVGEDGEKEVPDGGEREEMDSEEPEGDQDGQMLKVVVMQDECEEENEDEEQPVEAMDTGTHEHVKEMTESVEENLTDEKNSENEGKTPTMNGEVK, encoded by the exons TGAAAGAGGAGTGCATGTCAGACGAGGATGACAGGAGCAGAGACGCTTTGGTTGAGGAGATGCTTCAGCAAGGAGACACGGCCGTTATCTTCCCAGAGCCGCCGGACGATGAACCACGTCAGGGAACGCCAGAGACCAGCGGACATGATGAAAATG GCACGCCAGACTCGTTTTCTCAGCTCCTCACCTGTCCGTATTGCTCTCGTGGCTACAAGCGTTACACCTCGCTGAAAGAACACATTAAATACAGACACGAGAAGAGCGAGGACAACTTCAGCTGCTCTCTGTGCAGCTACACCTTCGCCTACCGCACACAGCTAGACAGACACATGACCGCACACAAAGCTGGACGAGAGCAG CGACATGTTACTCAGTCAGGTGGAGGAGGGAATCGAAAGTTTAAATGCACTGAATGTGGCAAAGCCTTCAAGTACAAACACCACCTGAAAGAACACCTGCGCATCCACAGCG GAGAAAAGCCTTACGAATGCTCCAACTGCAAGAAGCGTTTCTCTCATTCTGGCTCCTACAGTTCTCACATCAGCAGTAAGAAGTGCATTGGTCTTATCTCAGTGAACGGACGACCGCGGCCCACTCCCGCCGCTGGGCTGGCAAAAACCCCACAGTGCTCTTCCCCGTCTCTGCCCACCTCCTCCCCTACAGCACGTGCCCAAGTCCGAGACAAGCTGGACAACAGCAAACCCCTTCAGGAGCAGCTTCCCTTGACGCAGATCAAGTCTGAGCCACTAGACTACGAGTACAAGCCTGTGGTGGTAGCTCCATCTACAAGGGGGGTGAATGGCTTGTTCCAGGGCGGGGCCACAGCCCCCCTTCAGGGTGCCGTGCAGGCTGTCGTGCTGCCAACAGTTGGCCTGGTCTCCCCAATCAGCATCAACCTGGGGGACCTGCAGAACATGCTGAAGATGGCGGTGGATGGGAACATCATTAGGCAAGTGCTGGAAAGCACGCAAGCCAAGGGTCAGCAAACAGGGATTGTTGGAGCGGGAGGAGTGAGTATTGCTCAGACACCACAGCAAGTCATCCAAGCCATTAGTCTTCCCATCCTTGATCAGGATGGCAATGCCAAGATCATCATCAACTACAGCATAGACCCTTCACAGGCCCAAGTAGTCCTGCAGAGTCCCAAGAAGGAAACTTTGGGATCAAACTCTGAGGGCAAGGGTCAGAAGCTGCCAGAGGACCTGACAGTTAAGACAAATAGGGACAAAACCACCATCGCTGTGGAAGAAAAGAGTGtgtcaaacaacaacaacaataagcACTGTGGTAAAGATGGACAGAGAGTCAATGGGAAAAGTCTTGAGGGAAAGGACTTAGAGGAAGGACTGTGTCCTGGTCAGCCTCCGCTAAAGAACCTTCTTTCCTTGCTTAAGGCTTACTTTGCCTTAAATAATGAGCCTACAAAGGAGGAGCTGGCTAAGATCTCTGAATCCGTCAGTCTTCCAGCAGAGGTGGTGAAGAAGTGGTTTGTGAAGATGCAGCTTGGACAAATATCTGTAGACCCCTCTTCACCACTGGCTGAAGATACGCAAAACAGTCCTGATGAATTAGATGGGACTAATTGTGTTTCACCCAGACTAGAGGCAGATGAGCAAATGAACACAGAAGAGCCAGAGGATACGGAATGCTGTAGCCCAACTGAGGGCACAGCAGCTGGGATAAATGGAGTCGAGAGCGCCCCTACATCCCCTTCACCACTAAACCTATCTGCCGACGGTCCCGTCCCAGCCAGGACTAATGAGGAAGGCGAGGGACCTCTCGACCTATCGCTACCAAAATCCGCCGCTACAGCTACCGTAGCTAGCGGTCACGCTAACACTGTTTACTCGGCTCAAGAGGAGCCGCTGAATTTGACTTGCACAAAGAAGGAAGCGCTCAGCAATGCAATCACCAATGCTACCATATACGCCAGCCAATCAAGTGCCAATCCCATAAACATCGTGACCACTCAACTGCCCACGCTAGTGGCTATAACTGACCAGGGACAAGGGCAATGTCTACGTGCACTTACCACCACTAACCAGACCATCCTGATCCCTCAGCTAGCCTACAGTTACACCACTACATCCTCCAGCCCAGCAGGGAGCGAGACACTGCATCAGAATATACTGCAGGTCAATGGCGTCAAG GAGGAAAAACAGGAGATTGGGTCAGAAGTCACGTCAACGTTGGAAGAACAAACAGATTCAGACTCAGGGCCTACGAGGAAGAAGATGAAAAGGACGGAAAGTGGTCTCTACGCCTGCGACCTGTGTGACAAAATCTTCCAGAAGAGCAGTTCACTGCTCCGCCATAAATACGAACACACAG GTAAGAGGCCTCATGAATGTGGGATCTGCAGCAAGGCCTTCAAACACAAGCACCACCTGATCGAGCACCTGCGCCTGCACTCCGGAGAAAAGCCCTACCAGTGTGACAAATGCGGCAAACGCTTCTCTCACTCCGGCTCCTACTCACAACACATGAACCACCGTTACTCCTACTGTAAGAAAGAAGCTCAGGGTCAAGGGCTGAGCCAGGGGGTCGAGGAAGAGGACAACCCCGGCGAAGAGCAGCCCCAGATGGGCAGCGCGGCGACCTCGCCCCCCTCCCAACTGGACTCGGACGAGCGAGGGAGCAGTACCAGAGAAGATGAGAGCGAGGAAGAGGATGAGATAGGTTCGGGGAGTATAGTGGACGAAGATGAGATTCAGGTAGTAAAGATTGGAGAGGAAGGAGGTGAGGATGACCAGGGAACAGATGAAGAGAGGATGGAGGAAATGGAACAAGAGGAGGTTGGGGAAGATGGCGAGAAGGAGGTGCCAGATGGAGGTGAGAGGGAGGAAATGGACAGCGAGGAGCCCGAAGGAGATCAAGATGGACAGATGCTGAAGGTCGTGGTAATGCAGGATGAATGTGAGGAGGAGAACGAAGATGAAGAACAACCTGTTGAAGCCATGGACACGGGAACTCACGAACACGTGAAGGAGATGACAGAAAGTGTTGAGGAGAACCTGACCGATGAGAAAAACAGTGAAAATGAAGGAAAAACACCCACTATGAATGGAGAGGTGAAATGA